The proteins below come from a single Metarhizium brunneum chromosome 1, complete sequence genomic window:
- the acmsd_0 gene encoding 2-amino-3-carboxymuconate-6-semialdehyde decarboxylase, producing MATSNPTVVDIHTHMYPPQYIKILESRTTIPLVRKFPQAPEPRLILLEAELGDLEKAINDPSAKPPGRPLTSHFASLDQKIHFMDTHRIDISVISLANPWLDFVHASHAGDIAESVNVEFSDMCGKHHGRLFFFGTLPLTAPLETLLASISHLAALKYCRGVILGTSGLGKGLDDPHLIPIFEALAAANLTIFLHPHYGLPNDVWGPRAGEYGHVLPLALGFPMETTIAVARMYLAGVFDQVRDLRMVLAHSGGTLPFLAGRIESCIFHDGQLVREGKVGENRRTVWDVLKEQVYLDAVIYSEVGLKAAIDASGSDRLMFGTDHPFFPPITTDEQGQWESVSLNARAVAEAVGEGSAEAKAIMGSNAIRVLRLEEKA from the coding sequence atggccacgTCCAATCCAACCGTCGTGGACATCCACACCCACATGTATCCCCCCCAGTATATCAAGATTCTCGAGTCTCGGACGACAATCCCCTTGGTCCGCAAGTTTCCTCAAGCCCCCGAGCCCCGTCTCATTCTGCTGGAAGCTGAGCTCGGAGACTTGGAAAAAGCCATCAACGACCCCTCAGCAAAGCCCCCCGGACGACCGCTCACATCTCACTTCGCATCGCTCGACCAAAAGATTCATTTCATGGACACGCATCGCATCGATATATCTGTCATTTCTCTAGCTAACCCGTGGCTGGACTTTGTCCACGCCTCCCACGCCGGCGACATCGCCGAGTCTGTCAACGTCGAATTCTCAGACATGTGCGGCAAACACCACGGCCGGCTGTTCTTCTTCGGCACGCTGCCTCTGACCGCACCGCTCGAGACGCTTCTGGCGTCGATATCCCACCTCGCGGCCCTGAAATACTGCCGCGGTGTCATCCTTGGCACCTCGGGGCTCGGGAAGGGACTGGACGACCCTCATCTCATTCCAATTTTCGAGGCACTGGCTGCCGCAAATCTCACCATTTTCCTTCATCCTCACTACGGCCTGCCCAACGACGTGTGGGGCCCCCGTGCTGGCGAGTACGGCCATGTTCTTCCGCTGGCTTTGGGCTTCCCCATGGAGACGACGATTGCCGTGGCACGCATGTATTTGGCCGGCGTCTTTGACCAGGTCCGCGACCTGAGGATGGTGCTCGCGCACAGTGGCGGCACCCTGCCGTTCCTCGCGGGCCGCATCGAGAGCTGCATCTTCCACGATGGGCAGCTTGTTCGGGAGGGCAAAGTTGGGGAAAATCGCCGCACGGTCTGGGATGTGCTCAAGGAGCAGGTCTATCTGGATGCCGTGATATATTCAGAGGTCGGGTTGAAGGCCGCAATCGACGCAAGCGGTTCCGACAGACTCATGTTTGGCACCGACCATCCGTTCTTCCCGCCCATCACGACTGACGAACAAGGACAGTGGGAGAGCGTCAGTCTGAATGCACGAGCTGTTGCCGAGGCTGTTGGTGAAGGatccgccgaggccaaggcgatCATGGGGTCAAACGCTATCCGTGTTCTGAGACTAGAAGAAAAGGCTTGA
- the cwf23 gene encoding Pre-mRNA-splicing factor cwf23 → MGEENRDLVRLAGEYADRDIDLYNLLGVDALTAKEDIHRAWRKRSIKYHPDKARENFDPEKWELFEKARDILSDASARAVYDGASKAKLLRRQEREAMDKERKKFADDLEAREDAARRAREEKQQMEREMLQKERERLAEEQQMRAEETRRQAEAAQEVEDLAEARRRLKEKKDEKARKKQAKESMRATLGSVGKPSGPANGVVNVPGDYVADLALNKQYWELVCDKLRAIQAVRNLQKEDTPAEILQEAERVVQEVRGKIHEAEARYQRETATT, encoded by the coding sequence ATGGGTGAAGAAAACAGGGATCTCGTGCGTCTCGCAGGCGAATATGCCGACAGAGACATCGACCTTTACAATCTCCTCGGTGTCGACGCGCTCACGGCAAAGGAAGACATCCACCGCGCGTGGAGGAAGCGCTCCATCAAGTACCACCCGGACAAGGCCCGCGAGAACTTTGACCCCGAGAAATGGGAGCTCTTCGAGAAGGCGCGAGACATCCTGTCGGACGCGAGCGCGCGCGCCGTGTACGACGGTGCCAGCAAGGCCAAGCTCCTGCGCAGGCAAGAGCGCGAGGCCATGGACAAGGAGCGCAAGAAGTTTGCCGATGATCTCGAGGCGCGAGAAGACGCCGCCAGGAGGGCgagggaggagaagcagcaaaTGGAGCGGGAGATGCTgcagaaggagagggagagacTGGCGGAGGAGCAGCAGATGCGGGCCGAGGAGACGAGACGGCAGGCCGAGGCCGCGCAGGAGGTGGAGGACCTGGCCGAGGCTAGAAGGCGgctgaaggagaagaaggacgagaaggcgaggaagaagcaggccaaggagagCATGAGGGCAACTCTCGGGTCCGTCGGCAAACCCTCTGGCCCTGCGAATGGGGTCGTCAACGTTCCGGGGGATTATGTTGCGGATCTGGCTCTCAACAAGCAGTACTGGGAGCTGGTCTGCGACAAACTACGCGCTATTCAGGCAGTCAGGAATCTGCAGAAGGAAGACACGCCAGCAGAAATTTTGCAAGAGGCAGAGAGGGTCGTTCAGGAGGTCCGGGGCAAGATTCatgaggccgaggccaggTATCAGCGTGAAACGGCAACCACCTAA